In Cloacibacillus sp., one genomic interval encodes:
- the scpA gene encoding methylmalonyl-CoA mutase, whose amino-acid sequence MSSSNPDFTKIPLNMEPKRAISYEEWKKKVEKETGKSFESLLHRTMEQIEVAPLYTKSCYEGMNHLSYTAGLPPFLRGPYPTMYVTRPWTVRQYAGFSTAEESNAFYRRNLAAGQKGLSIAFDLATHRGYDSDHPRVVGDVGKAGVAVDSILDMEILFSGIPLGQMSVSMTMNGAVLPVLAFYIVAAEEQGVDKSVLSGTIQNDILKEFMVRNTYIYPPAPSMRIIGDIFAYTSRNMPKFNSISISGYHMQEAGATADIELGYTLADGLEYIRTGQAAGLGVDDFAPRLSFFWAIGKNYFMEVAKMRAGRMLWAKIVKQFGPKKAKSMALRTHSQTSGWSLTAQDPFNNVARTCVEAMAAALGHTQSLHTNALDEAIALPTDFSARIARNTQLYIQDETSVCKVIDPWGGSYYVEALTDELIRRAWGHIQEVEALGGMSKAIETGLPKMRIEEAAARRQARIDSGSEKIIGVNALQLEQEDPIDILEVDNSAVRDAQIARLAKLRANRNQEEVDRWLAAITRSLETGEGNLLEFAVEAARARASLGEISDAVEKASGRHKAVIRSISGIYSSEFAEEEIIEEVRRMTDEFEEREGRRPRIMVAKMGQDGHDRGAKVVATAYADMGFDVDIGPLFQTPEETAQDAADNDVHIVGMSSLAAGHKTLLPQLVEELEKHGRGDIMVVAGGVIPAQDYQFLYDHGAACIFGPGTVIPAAAKEMLEKLNERLAAAHV is encoded by the coding sequence ATGTCATCTTCAAATCCCGATTTCACAAAGATCCCTCTGAACATGGAACCCAAAAGGGCCATTAGCTATGAGGAATGGAAGAAAAAGGTCGAAAAAGAGACCGGAAAATCATTTGAAAGCCTGCTGCACCGCACAATGGAACAGATCGAAGTCGCCCCGCTCTACACCAAGTCCTGCTACGAGGGCATGAACCATCTCAGCTACACGGCGGGGCTGCCGCCCTTCCTGCGCGGCCCCTACCCCACCATGTACGTCACACGCCCCTGGACCGTGCGTCAGTACGCGGGCTTCTCCACCGCCGAAGAAAGCAACGCCTTCTACCGCCGCAACCTCGCCGCGGGACAGAAGGGGCTCTCCATCGCCTTTGACCTCGCGACACACCGCGGCTACGACTCCGATCATCCGCGCGTCGTCGGAGACGTCGGAAAGGCGGGCGTCGCCGTCGACTCCATCCTCGACATGGAGATACTCTTCTCCGGCATACCGCTCGGGCAGATGTCCGTCTCCATGACGATGAACGGCGCGGTCCTTCCCGTCCTCGCCTTCTACATCGTCGCGGCCGAGGAACAGGGCGTCGACAAATCGGTGCTCTCCGGCACCATCCAGAACGACATCCTGAAAGAATTCATGGTCCGCAACACCTACATATACCCGCCGGCGCCGTCGATGAGGATCATCGGCGACATCTTCGCCTACACCTCGCGGAACATGCCGAAATTCAACAGCATAAGCATCTCCGGCTACCACATGCAGGAGGCGGGAGCGACGGCGGACATCGAGCTCGGCTACACGCTCGCCGACGGACTTGAATACATCCGCACCGGACAGGCGGCGGGACTCGGCGTCGACGACTTCGCGCCGCGCCTCTCCTTCTTCTGGGCGATCGGCAAAAACTACTTCATGGAAGTGGCGAAAATGCGCGCCGGACGTATGCTCTGGGCCAAGATCGTCAAACAGTTCGGCCCTAAAAAGGCCAAATCCATGGCCCTGCGTACCCACTCGCAGACCTCGGGCTGGAGCCTTACGGCACAGGACCCCTTCAACAACGTCGCGCGCACCTGCGTCGAGGCGATGGCGGCAGCCCTCGGCCACACACAGTCGCTCCACACCAACGCCCTCGACGAAGCCATCGCGCTGCCGACCGACTTCTCGGCCCGTATCGCGCGAAACACCCAGCTCTACATCCAGGACGAGACCAGCGTCTGCAAAGTCATCGACCCGTGGGGCGGCTCCTACTACGTCGAGGCGCTCACCGACGAGCTCATCCGCCGCGCCTGGGGCCACATCCAGGAGGTCGAGGCCCTCGGCGGCATGTCCAAGGCCATCGAAACCGGACTGCCGAAGATGCGCATCGAAGAGGCGGCGGCGCGCCGCCAGGCCCGCATCGACTCCGGCAGTGAAAAGATCATCGGCGTCAACGCCCTGCAGCTCGAACAGGAAGACCCCATCGACATCCTTGAAGTCGACAACAGCGCCGTGCGTGATGCGCAGATAGCGCGGCTCGCGAAACTGCGCGCCAACAGGAACCAGGAAGAGGTCGACAGATGGCTTGCGGCCATAACCAGATCGCTTGAAACGGGAGAGGGGAACCTCCTCGAATTTGCCGTCGAAGCGGCGCGCGCACGCGCCAGCCTCGGCGAAATATCCGACGCCGTGGAAAAGGCGTCGGGAAGGCACAAAGCCGTCATCCGTTCGATCTCGGGCATCTACAGCAGCGAATTCGCGGAAGAGGAGATCATCGAAGAGGTCCGCAGAATGACCGACGAATTTGAAGAACGCGAAGGCCGCCGTCCGCGCATCATGGTCGCCAAAATGGGACAGGACGGACACGACCGCGGCGCGAAGGTGGTCGCCACCGCCTACGCCGACATGGGCTTCGACGTGGACATCGGACCTCTCTTCCAGACGCCGGAAGAGACCGCGCAGGACGCGGCCGACAACGACGTCCACATCGTAGGCATGAGCTCACTCGCCGCGGGGCACAAGACACTGCTGCCCCAGCTCGTCGAGGAACTTGAAAAACACGGGCGCGGAGACATCATGGTCGTCGCCGGCGGCGTCATCCCGGCACAGGACTATCAGTTCCTCTACGACCACGGAGCGGCCTGCATCTTCGGTCCCGGAACGGTGATACCGGCGGCGGCCAAGGAGATGCTCGAAAAACTCAACGAGCGCCTCGCGGCAGCCCACGTCTGA